The Vicia villosa cultivar HV-30 ecotype Madison, WI linkage group LG1, Vvil1.0, whole genome shotgun sequence genome includes a region encoding these proteins:
- the LOC131605779 gene encoding subtilisin-like protease 4, producing MDYILFIALTFVLCFHIHFTQGTELSLTSGSTEKSSSKIYIVHVNEPEGKIFTQSEQDLQSWHHSFMPPTVMSSEKQPRMIYSYRNVLSGFAARLTQEELRAVQQKNGFISAHPERTLRRQTTHTPDFLGLQQNIGLWKDSNFGKGVIIGVLDSGITPGHPSFNDAGISPPPAKWKGRCELNGTACNNKLIGARSFNNAAMATKGEKAEAPIDEDGHGTHTASTAAGAFVDDAEVLGNAKGTAAGMAPHAHLAIYKVCFGEDCPESDILAALDAAVEDGVDVISISLGLSEPPPFFNDSTAIGAFAAIQKGIFVSCAAGNFGPSDGSLVNGAPWILTVGAITIDRSIVATAVLGNGEEFEGESVFQPSDFSSTLLPLAFAGINGKQESALCGNGSLNDIDFKGKVVLCERGGGIGRIAKGQEVKRVGGAAMILMNDEVNGFSLSADVHILPATHVNYAAGLKIKAYINSTSTPTATISFKGTIIGDSLSPAVASFSSRGPNLPSPGILKPDIIGPGVNILAAWPFPLNNITDTNLNFNIMSGTSMSCPHLSGIAALLKSSHPDWSPAAIKSAIMTSADTLNLENKPIVDETLQPANIFATGSGHVNPSRADDPGLVYDIQPDDYIPYLCGLGYSDRDVGIIAHRKINCAETSSIPEGELNYPSFSVVLGSSQTLTRTVTNVGEAYSSYVAVVTVPKGVDVKVQPQKLYFSEANQKETYSVTFNRLENGNKTGEFAQGSLKWVSAKHTVTSPILAKFA from the coding sequence ATGGATTATATCCTTTTCATTGCTCTCACTTTTGTGTTATGTTTTCATATTCATTTTACTCAAGGAACTGAACTGTCCCTTACCAGTGGCAGTACAGAGAAAAGTAGTTCAAAAATATACATTGTCCATGTGAATGAACCGGAGGGTAAGATATTTACTCAATCAGAACAAGATTTACAAAGTTGGCATCATTCATTCATGCCACCTACTGTCATGAGCTCCGAGAAACAACCGCGAATGATATACTCATACCGAAATGTGCTGAGTGGTTTTGCTGCAAGACTCACTCAAGAAGAATTGAGAGCTGTGCAACAGAAAAACGGCTTTATTTCAGCTCATCCAGAAAGGACACTACGTCGTCAAACCACACATACTCCCGATTTCTTGGGGTTGCAGCAAAATATTGGATTATGGAAGGATTCAAACTTCGGAAAAGGAGTTATTATTGGTGTTCTGGATTCAGGAATCACACCTGGTCATCCTTCATTTAATGATGCAGGAATATCACCGCCACCAGCGAAATGGAAAGGGAGATGCGAACTTAATGGTACAGCTTGTAACAACAAACTAATTGGAGCAAGGTCCTTCAACAATGCAGCTATGGCAACGAAAGGAGAGAAAGCTGAAGCACCAATTGATGAGGATGGACATGGTACTCACACGGCAAGTACCGCGGCAGGTGCTTTTGTGGACGATGCAGAAGTACTAGGAAATGCTAAAGGCACAGCAGCAGGGATGGCTCCTCATGCTCACCTAGCAATTTACAAAGTGTGCTTTGGAGAAGACTGTCCCGAGAGTGATATACTCGCGGCATTAGACGCAGCTGTGGAGGATGGTGTGGATGTAATATCTATATCGCTTGGTCTTAGTGAACCTCCTCCATTTTTCAACGATAGCACTGCCATAGGCGCTTTTGCAGCAATTCAGAAGGGAATCTTTGTAAGTTGTGCAGCAGGAAACTTCGGCCCTTCTGATGGCTCCTTGGTTAATGGAGCTCCATGGATTCTAACAGTTGGAGCGATCACTATTGACAGAAGCATTGTAGCAACTGCAGTGCTTGGAAATGGAGAAGAATTCGAGGGTGAATCTGTTTTCCAGCCTTCCGATTTCTCTTCAACATTGTTGCCCTTAGCATTTGCAGGAATCAATGGAAAACAAGAATCTGCACTCTGTGGTAATGGATCCTTGAATGACATTGATTTCAAAGGAAAGGTTGTTTTGTGTGAGAGGGGAGGGGGTATAGGAAGAATTGCCAAAGGACAGGAAGTAAAAAGAGTAGGAGGCGCCGCTATGATTCTCATGAATGATGAAGTCAATGGTTTTAGTCTCTCAGCTGATGTACATATCCTACCAGCAACACATGTCAACTATGCTGCAGGACTAAAGATCAAAGCATATATAAATTCAACTTCAACACCTACAGCAACCATTTCGTTTAAGGGAACGATTATCGGAGACTCCTTATCACCAGCCGTTGcatccttctcttcaagaggtcCCAACTTGCCGAGTCCTGGTATTTTGAAACCAGATATTATTGGACCAGGCGTAAACATCCTAGCTGCCTGGCCATTTCCCTTGAATAACATCACGGATACAAACCTCAATTTCAACATTATGTCCGGAACATCGATGTCATGCCCACATCTTAGTGGCATTGCTGCTTTGCTCAAAAGCTCACACCCTGATTGGTCACCGGCTGCCATAAAATCTGCCATAATGACTTCTGCAGACACGCTAAATTTAGAAAACAAACCCATTGTTGACGAAACACTTCAGCCAGCAAATATCTTCGCCACAGGTTCGGGACACGTGAATCCATCAAGAGCAGATGATCCAGGATTAGTATATGATATCCAACCTGATGATTATATACCTTATCTGTGTGGTTTAGGATACAGTGATAGGGATGTCGGAATCATTGCACACAGAAAAATTAACTGCGCTGAAACATCAAGCATTCCTGAAGGAGAGCTTAACTACCCTTCATTTTCTGTTGTGCTTGGCTCCTCACAGACACTCACAAGGACAGTGACAAATGTCGGTGAAGCCTACTCATCTTATGTAGCCGTAGTAACAGTGCCAAAAGGGGTTGATGTAAAAGTCCAGCCACAAAAGCTTTATTTTTCAGAAGCCAACCAGAAAGAAACATATTCAGTGACATTCAACCGTTTAGAAAATGGTAATAAAACAGGAGAATTTGCTCAAGGATCTCTGAAATGGGTCTCTGCTAAACACACTGTCACGAGTCCTATCTTGGCCAAATTTGCATAG
- the LOC131631926 gene encoding subtilisin-like protease 4, with the protein MNYILFIALTFVLSFHVHFTQGTELPLNTESREKSSSKIYIVHVNQPEGKIFTQSEEDLQSWHHSFMPPTVMSSNKQPRMIYSYRNVLSGFAARLTQEELRAVQQKNGFISAHPERTLRRQTTHTPDFLGLQQNIGLWKDSNFGKGVIIGVLDSGITPGHPSFSDAGISPPPLKWKGRCDLNGTACNNKLIGARSFNNAAMAMKGEKAEAPIDEDGHGTHTASTAAGAFVDDAEVLGNAKGTAAGMAPHAHLAIYKVCFGDDCPESDILAALDAAVEDGVDVISISLVLDEPPPFFNDTIAIGGFAAIQKGIFVSCSAGNFGPSDASLVNGAPWILTVGASTIDRSIVATIVLGNGEEFEGESVFQPSDFSPTLLPLAFAGTNALCGNGSLNDIDFRGKVVLCERGGGIGRIAKGQEVKRVGGAAMILMNDEINGFSLSADPHVLPATLVSYVSGLKIKAYINSTSKPTATISFKGTVIGNSLSPAVASFSSRGPNLPSPGILKPDIIGPGVSILAAWPFPSNNSTDSKLNFNIMSGTSMSCPHLSGIAALLKSSHPDWSPAAIKSAIMTSADTLNLENKPIVDETLQPANFFATGSGHVNPSRADDPGLVYDIQPDDYIPYLCGLGYSDRQVGIIAHRTINCAETSSIPEGELNYPSFSVVLGSSQTLTRTVTNVGEAYSSYVAVVTAPKGVDVKVQPQELHFSEANQKETYSVTFNRLENGNKTEEFAQGSLKWVSAKHTVTSPILAKFA; encoded by the coding sequence ATGAATTATATCCTTTTCATTGCTCTCACTTTTGTGCTGAGTTTCCATGTTCATTTTACTCAAGGAACTGAACTTCCCCTTAACACTGAGAGTAGAGAGAAAAGCAGTTCAAAAATATACATTGTTCATGTGAATCAACCAGAGGGTAAGATATTTACTCAATCTGAAGAAGATTTACAAAGTTGGCACCATTCATTCATGCCACCAACTGTTATGAGCTCTAATAAACAACCGCGAATGATATATTCATACCGAAATGTGCTGAGTGGTTTTGCTGCAAGACTCACTCAAGAAGAGTTGAGAGCTGTGCAACAGAAAAACGGCTTTATTTCAGCTCATCCCGAAAGGACACTACGTCGTCAAACCACGCATACTCCAGATTTCTTGGGGCTGCAGCAAAATATCGGATTATGGAAGGATTCAAACTTCGGAAAGGGAGTTATTATTGGTGTCCTAGATTCAGGAATCACACCTGGTCATCCTTCATTTAGTGATGCTGGAATATCACCGCCACCGCTGAAATGGAAAGGGAGATGTGACCTTAATGGCACAGCTTGTAACAACAAACTAATTGGAGCAAGGTCTTTCAACAATGCAGCTATGGCAATGAAAGGAGAGAAAGCTGAAGCACCAATTGATGAGGATGGACATGGTACTCATACAGCAAGTACAGCGGCGGGTGCTTTTGTGGACGACGCAGAAGTACTAGGAAATGCCAAAGGTACAGCAGCAGGGATGGCTCCTCATGCTCACCTAGCAATTTACAAAGTATGCTTTGGTGACGACTGTCCTGAGAGTGATATACTAGCAGCATTAGACGCAGCTGTGGAGGATGGTGTGGATGTAATATCCATATCGCTTGTTCTAGATGAACCTCCTCCATTTTTCAATGATACAATTGCCATAGGCGGTTTTGCAGCAATTCAGAAGGGAATCTTTGTAAGTTGTTCAGCAGGAAACTTTGGCCCTTCTGATGCCTCCTTAGTTAATGGAGCTCCATGGATCCTCACAGTTGGAGCAAGCACTATTGACAGAAGCATTGTAGCAACAATAGTGCTTGGAAACGGAGAAGAATTTGAGGGTGAATCTGTTTTCCAGCCTTCCGATTTCTCTCCAACATTGCTGCCCTTAGCATTTGCAGGAACAAATGCACTTTGTGGTAACGGATCCTTGAACGACATTGATTTCAGAGGAAAGGTTGTTTTGTGTGAAAGGGGAGGGGGTATCGGAAGAATTGCGAAAGGACAAGAAGTAAAAAGAGTAGGAGGCGCCGCCATGATTCTCATGAATGACGAAATCAATGGTTTTAGTCTCTCAGCTGATCCACATGTCCTACCAGCAACACTTGTCAGCTATGTTTCTGGACTTAAAATCAAAGCATATATAAATTCAACTTCAAAACCTACAGCAACCATTTCGTTTAAGGGAACAGTTATCGGAAACTCCTTATCGCCAGCAGTTGCATCCTTCTCCTCGAGAGGTCCCAACTTGCCAAGTCCTGGTATATTGAAACCAGACATTATCGGACCTGGCGTGAGCATCCTAGCTGCTTGGCCCTTTCCCTCGAATAACAGCACCGATTCAAAACTCAATTTCAACATTATGTCTGGAACATCAATGTCATGTCCACATCTTAGTGGCATTGCTGCTTTGCTCAAAAGCTCTCATCCTGATTGGTCTCCAGCTGCCATAAAATCTGCCATAATGACTTCTGCAGACACGTTGAACTTAGAAAACAAACCTATTGTTGACGAAACACTTCAGCCAGCAAATTTCTTTGCCACAGGTTCGGGACACGTGAATCCATCAAGAGCAGATGATCCAGGATTAGTATATGATATCCAACCTGATGATTATATACCTTATCTATGTGGTTTAGGATACAGTGATAGGCAAGTCGGAATCATTGCGCACAGAACAATTAACTGTGCTGAAACATCAAGCATTCCTGAAGGAGAACTTAACTACCCCTCATTTTCTGTTGTGCTTGGCTCCTCACAGACACTCACAAGGACAGTGACAAATGTCGGTGAAGCATACTCATCTTATGTAGCCGTAGTAACAGCGCCAAAAGGGGTTGATGTAAAAGTCCAGCCACAAGAGCTTCACTTTTCAGAAGCCAACCAGAAAGAGACATATTCAGTGACATTCAACCGTTTAGAAAATGGTAATAAGACAGAAGAATTTGCTCAAGGATCTCTGAAATGGGTCTCTGCTAAACACACTGTCACGAGTCCTATCTTGGCCAAATTTGCATAG